In Brachypodium distachyon strain Bd21 chromosome 2, Brachypodium_distachyon_v3.0, whole genome shotgun sequence, one genomic interval encodes:
- the LOC100845890 gene encoding chromatin modification-related protein EAF1 B isoform X1, whose product MGGMVDYGVSVSTKSSPRSAAIEKAQEELRHQYDVREERRRELDFLEKGGNPLDFKFGYVESVSLQSTSLTDQIAEQNGIRSLLSALNCSEAKGSFAFAASTHGDSVESSGKPGSSLCRETNMADNLMLFGGDNNGITKEKIVKRGSRRTNAGQLRQSSDGHNNAKRAEGSGLSRLGVKSQAYVRRNRSKPSRDSANVTSITSPVVPAIASEPKDAKATTKEKQADDLGVLYGSSLNRAGPKCEKEPNAASDEHMAMELSGTRTIHEGHCTVKHEARQGDHNNSVATEAVLNDVNGKQQPDGCGEIAAAGASIETPDATSKPVLRSSYSSLSTHDERETCADEKVDNDHLDEDMAHIHVGELGNISKGPVCAVEAATVHKNAMDSRCEDMTITIGDHADDSNLVPMKIDRKSHEDLDISGISSKDVNEGGQLEGLSRLSSVREKSCSEQPELSTTVLVKDEMEISDDAIVEQKDTSCPEPSHLINNKETPDLENNSSHGDSNSAHPTVVGPALNTFPDSTPSSKTYGSNVVSEIKKCGESLSTMTNKEYEDSILRKACLIEVGLKRACERSPCNISLEKRRKGHWDFVLEEMAWMANDFMQERLWRITAASQVCHWIASDGLAKFDQASIYRKQKTVIRSLAKGVMSFWRSAEAVLTAAGTAKVMQKDDSDMLGETKPTGIKADNKQGNESMETEHSIRPLRSQIQDYAVRFLEYNSQASDSVFTEAPPTPDRLNEFGILKVSTQLSQVSLFYAVPPGAMLAYRESVESLFMYHKNIGTGLKYNYEASVCDSAADLAQDNAYDEDEGETCTYLLAETYDGGLLPKMGHKKKHIMRQRINSARPYEIGTDVSYEPCLERKSGNQQFFSNGKRPSSFVGIPTKRIRTAARQRVVSPFPTSVGGTPHVKTDASSGDTDSYQDDQSSLHGGSLSWKNADYESTVDFDRQMPYDGSEAWTKANKKKKHKSTGYKTAQNTANSYASAAVKGRIYDQRSQVDMITQYEQKDYLKKRSETQQFYSNVTNGGQHAFKKLKMMKQGIDISQEASPVASQMSNMANPAKIIKIITNRDRGRKVKALKMSSGGGWSNFEDQALVVLVHDLGQNWELVSDAINNIVQFKSVHRQPKECKERHKVLVDKSSGDGADSAEDSGSSQHYQFTIPGIPKGSARQLFQRLQGPFEEENLKSHFEKIALLMPQVQSRRRQVNSRELKPIIQPHSSHVAALSQACPNNLSGSTLMPLDLCDTISPNLDAITPGSGYQGSHANGLTLSNHHGSIGTPSPTPNSRLQGSPGMVLGSNLSSPATLSAPSRDSQKYGAPRSTSLQVDDEQQKIQYNQVASGKNPQQAGVSAPGTCPAGVDRGAHVMPAVNGIGMTAGVNRGPAVRPGFPRVSSPGMLNITSTGNMSPKSVQGVPNAVNVHSGAMSSLGNSVLRPRDPMQMLRPGQHMDEHRRMVSQGSSRAAHFSSMNPPFSKAAAPSPVHQTQKLHQMSQPSHVLGNPHNPRAQGTNHSSSHQQSYAGHFAKERQFPQRMVPQQHNDPSGASAVPSVQNGPHIQQQNKAPVASSTPPSQPLHQQQQPPIQNPPDSFAPPNQPASTAEPKQKKQQGQQQVRQNQQQRNQASQQAKLMKSLGRGNMLIPQTPAVDAAPASAVSTCSKKQASDKNLMQHGQGSSPGNKASTSAIPQPGNQHMLYASLPQSPKQLPDTSSQGLMQGSPSHTLLAAPQPPVHSKPPSTTQQRQINPSQNSIQRMMMQQNLQMNSDCRMDAQIDQIQHNPVIPTTSISHGTESSSPGLPCMNQQKHEASANDVTSVTSTSKLICSPKDNLVGNGASLPSSSQELLQRKISGGLPMHGQDIGGQWHQQQSMQHLQPPHHQQTQHQQRPVVQGSLYAPSNSGSG is encoded by the exons ATGGGTGGAATGGTCGATTATGGTGTTAGTGTCAGTACCAAATCTTCACCACGCTCTGCAGCCATTGAAAAAGCTCAGGAGGAGCTCAG GCACCAGTATGATGTTCGTGAAGAACGGAGGAGAGAGTTGGATTTTCTAGAGAAA GGAGGCAACCCGTTGGATTTCAAATTTGGCTATGTAGAATCAGTCAGTTTGCAGTCCACTTCTCTGACAGATCAAATAGCTGAACAAAATGGGATAAG AAGCCTCTTGTCCGCTCTCAATTGCAGTGAAGCTAAAGGTAGTTTTGCATTTGCTGCATCAACTCATGGAGATTCAGTCGAGAGTAGCGGCAAGCCAGGAAGTTCACTATGTCGGGAGACCAACATGGCGGACAATCTTATGCTCTTTGGTGGCGATAACAACGGTATTACAAAGGAGAAAATTGTGAAGAGAGGATCCAGAAGGACCAATGCAGGTCAACTCAGGCAGTCCTCTGATGGCCACAACAATGCAAAAAGAGCTGAAGGTTCTGGTCTGTCTCGCCTTGGAGTGAAGAGTCAGGCATATGTTCGACGCAACAGGTCAAAGCCTTCTAGGGACAGTGCTAATGTTACTTCTATTACATCTCCTGTGGTTCCTGCTATAGCTTCTGAACCGAAAGATGCAAAAGCTACAACCAAGGAAAAACAAGCAGATGATCTTGGTGTATTATATGGTTCAAGTTTAAACCGGGCAGGACCAAAGTGCGAGAAGGAGCCTAATGCAGCTTCTGATGAACATATGGCAATGGAGTTGAGTGGGACTCGAACAATTCACGAAGGCCACTGCACAGTAAAGCATGAAGCAAGGCAAGGTGATCATAATAATAGTGTAGCTACAGAAGCGGTGCTGAATGACGTGAATGGCAAACAGCAACCTGATGGATGTGGTGAGATAGCTGCAGCAGGTGCATCCATAGAGACCCCTGATGCTACTTCAAAACCCGTTCTAAGGTCATCTTATTCTAGCTTATCTACACATGATGAGAGAGAAACATGTGCTGATGAGAAGGTTGACAATGATCACTTGGATGAAGATATGGCCCATATCCATGTAGGTGAACTGGGTAACATCAGTAAAGGTCCTGTCTGTGCTGTCGAAGCTGCCACTGTGCACAAAAATGCGATGGATTCACGTTGTGAAGACATGACCATTACCATTGGTGATCATGCAGATGATAGTAATCTAGTTCCAATGAAGATTGATAGGAAGTCTCATGAAGATCTGGACATCAGTGGAATATCTAGCAAGGATGTTAACGAAGGTGGACAATTGGAAGGTCTTAGCAGGCTAAGCTCTGTGAGGGAAAAATCCTGTTCTGAACAACCTGAACTTAGTACCACTGTTCTTGTGAAAGATGAAATGGAAATTTCTGACGATGCAATAGTTGAACAGAAAGATACCAGCTGCCCAGAACCTAGCCACCTTATCAACAATAAGGAAACCCCAGATTTGGAGAATAACAGTTCTCATGGGGATTCTAACTCTGCCCATCCTACGGTTGTAGGCCCTGCTTTAAATACTTTTCCTGATTCTACCCCATCATCAAAAACTTACGGGTCTAACGTGGTGAGTGAGATTAAAAAATGTGGAGAGAGCCTCAGTACGATGACAAACAAGGAATATGAAGATTCTATCCTTAGAAAAGCTTGTCTTATAGAG GTGGGTCTTAAGAGAGCTTGTGAACGTTCCCCGTGTAATATATCTttagagaagaggagaaagggTCACTGGGACTTTGTCTTAGAGGAGATGGCTTGGATGGCGAATGATTTCATGCAG GAGCGTCTATGGAGAATTACAGCTGCATCTCAAGTGTGCCATTGGATTGCCTCTGATGGTCTGGCCAAGTTTGACCAAGCAAGCATTTATAGAAAGCAGAAAACTGTTATTAGAAGCCTTGCAAAGGGTGTCATGAGTTTTTGGCGTTCAGCTGAGGCTGTACTAACTGCAGCTGGAACTGCTAAAGTGATGCAAAAGGATGATTCTGATATGCTGGGAGAGACAAAGCCTACCGGAATCAAAGCTGATAACAAACAG ggCAATGAATCCATGGAAACGGAACACTCTATACGGCCTCTTCGATCTCAAATTCAGGATTATGCAGTTCGATTTCTTGAATATAACAGTCAGGCGTCTGATTCTGTGTTTACTGAAGCACCACCTACTCCTGACAGGCTGAATGAATTTGGCATCTTGAAAGTGTCCACTCAACTTTCACAA GTAAGTCTCTTCTATGCAGTACCACCTGGTGCAATGCTGGCATATCGGGAGTCCGTGGAATCTCTTTTCATGTATCATaag AACATTGGCACTGGACTCAAGTATAACTATGAGGCATCTGTGTGTGATTCAGCTGCAG ATTTGGCTCAGGACAATGCCTACGATGAGGATGAAGGCGAGACTTGTACTTATTTATTAGCTGAAACATATGATGGTGGCTTATTGCCAAAAATGGGTCACAAGAAGAAACACATAATGAGGCAGAGGATTAACAGTGCAAGGCCATATGAAATAGGCACTGATGTGTCTTATGAACCGTGCTTGGAAAGAAAGTCAGGAAACCagcaatttttttcaaatggcAAAAGACCTTCGTCTTTTGTTGGAATTCCAACAAAGCGTATCCGTACAGCTGCTAGGCAACGAGTTGTAAGCCCATTCCCTACTAGTGTTGGTGGAACGCCCCATGTTAAAACAGATGCTTCAAGTGGAGACACAGACTCCTACCAAGATGATCAAAGTTCATTGCATGGTGGGTCCTTATCATGGAAAAACGCAGACTATGAATCTACAGTTGATTTTGACAGACAAATGCCATATGATGGCAGCGAAGCGTGGACCAAAGctaacaagaagaaaaaacataagaGCACAGGGTACAAGACTGCTCAAAATACAGCCAATTCATATGCCTCAGCTGCAGTAAAG GGCCGTATCTACGATCAGAGATCGCAAGTTGATATGATCACTCAATACGAGCAG AAGGATTATCTGAAGAAGAGATCAGAGACCCAACAATTTTATTCAAATG TTACAAATGGTGGTCAACATGCTTTTAAGAAGCTTAAAATGATGAAGCAAGGGATAGATATTTCACAAGAAGCTTCTCCCGTTGCATCACAGATGAGCAACATGGCAAATCCTGCTAAAATTATAAAGATCATCACTAATAGGGATCGTGGGAGAAAAGTGAAGGCACTAAAG ATGTCTTCCGGTGGTGGATGGTCAAACTTCGAGGATCAG GCTCTTGTTGTCCTTGTCCATGACTTGGGTCAAAACTGGGAGTTAGTAAGCGATGCAATTAATAACATCGTGCAGTTCAAG TCTGTACACAGACAACCTAAAGAATGCAAAGAGCGCCATAAGGTTCTTGTGGATAAAAGTTCTGGTGATGGGGCTGACAGTGCAGAAGACTCTGGTTCATCTCAACACTATCAGTTCACCATACCTGGCATTCCAAAG GGTAGTGCCAGGCAGTTGTTCCAGCGACTTCAAGGACCATTTGAGGAAGAAAATCTTAAGTcacattttgaaaaaattgcACTCCTCATGCCACAAGTGCAATCCAGGCGAAGACAG GTTAACAGCCGGGAGCTCAAGCCGATCATACAGCCACATAGTTCTCATGTTGCCGCACTATCACAAGCATGCCCAAACAACTTATCTGGGAGCACTTTGAT GCCACTTGATCTTTGTGACACAATAAGTCCGAATCTGGATGCAATCACTCCTGGTAGCGGTTACCAGGGCTCTCATGCAAATGGTTTGACGCTATCAAATCATCATGGTTCCATTGGTACTCCGAGTCCAACTCCAAATTCCAGGTTACAAGGATCTCCTGGTATGGTTCTGGGCAGCAACTTATCGTCACCTGCAACATTGAGTGCCCCTTCAAG GGATTCTCAGAAATATGGTGCTCCTAGATCGACCTCTTTACAGGTTGATGATGAGCAACAGAAGATTCAGTATAACCAAGTGGCCAGTGGTAAAAATCCTCAGCAAGCTGGAGTTTCTGCTCCTGGAACATGTCCTGCTGGGGTTGATCGTGGTGCTCATGTGATGCCTGCTGTTAATGGTATTGGAATGACAGCAGGGGTGAATCGAGGTCCTGCAGTTAGGCCAGGCTTTCCAAGAGTTAGTTCCCCAGGAATGCTGAATATAACATCAACTGGAAACATGTCACCCAAGAGTGTGCAAGGAGTGCCAAATGCTGTAAATGTCCATTCGGGAGCAATGTCTTCCCTTGGAAATTCAGTATTGAGGCCGCGTGATCCTATGCAGATGCTTCGC cctGGTCAGCATATGGACGAGCATAGACGAATGGTTTCACAGGGAAGCAGTCGAGCTGCCCATTTCAGCAGCATGAATCCGCCATTCTCCAAGGCTGCAGCTCCTTCACCTGTTCATCAAACCCAAAAGCTCCATCAGATGTCACAACCATCACACGTGCTGGGAAACCCACATAATCCTCGGGCCCAAGGAACTAACCATTCAAGCTCACACCAGCAGTCATATGCAGGACACTTCGCTAAAGAAAGACAATTTCCACAACGTATGGTGCCTCAGCAGCACAATGATCCTTCCGGAGCAAGTGCAGTACCCAGTGTGCAGAATGGACCACATATTCAGCAGCAGAACAAAGCACCTGTAGCCAGTTCAACCCCTCCTTCGCAACCActgcaccagcagcagcagccaccgaTACAAAATCCACCAGATAGCTTTGCACCTCCCAATCAACCTGCCAGCACTGCAGAACCTAAGCAGAAGAAACAACAGGGTCAACAGCAGGTTAGACAAAATCAACAGCAAAGGAATCAAGCTAGTCAACAAGCTAAGCTTATGAAGAGCTTAGGACGAGGAAACATGCTGATACCTCAGACTCCTGCAGTTGATGCTGCTCCAGCTAGTGCTGTTTCTACCTGTTCCAAGAAACAAGCTTCTGACAAGAATCTGATGCAACATGGCCAAGGATCTTCCCCTGGTAATAAAGCATCAACTTCAGCAATACCTCAGCCTGGGAATCAACATATGCTATACGCTTCATTGCCGCAATCGCCAAAACAGTTGCCAGACACTAGTAGCCAAGGCTTGATGCAGGGTTCTCCTAGTCATACCCTGTTAGCTGCACCACAGCCTCCAGTTCATTCCAAACCGCCGTCGACTACGCAGCAACGGCAGATCAATCCATCACAGAATAGCATCCAAAGGATGATGATGCAACAAAACCTCCAAATGAACTCTGACTGCAGGATGGACGCACAAATCGACCAAATCCAACACAATCCGGTGATTCCAACTACATCTATTTCTCATGGTACAGAGTCCAGCAGTCCTGGCCTTCCATGTATGAACCAGCAGAAGCACGAGGCATCAGCAAATGACGTTACTTCAGTCACCTCAACATCTAAGCTGATTTGCTCTCCTAAGGATAATTTAGTCGGAAATGGAGCATCGTTGCCATCATCTAGCCAAGAATTGTTGCAAAGGAAAATTTCAGGTGGATTGCCTATGCACGGGCAAGACATTGGTGGTCAGTGGCACCAACAACAATCTATGCAGCATCTGCAGCCTCCACATCATCAACAGACTCAACACCAGCAGCGACCTGTTGTTCAAGGCAGTTTGTATGCTCCTTCAAATTCAGGGTCAGGCTGA